The window TGGCCCTCATTAGTCAGCAGCGCGCTGGTAAAGGCAAGGGGCCGCTGGGCTTCCTAAACCCAATCCTCTACGGGCTGCCCAGTTCGGCAAACGCCTTTCAAGATGTTGTGAATGGAAACAACGACATCTTTGGGACCCTTCGAGGCAAGTACCCGGCCGGCCCGGGGTGGGATCCGTGTACCGGGCTCGGCACTCCAAACGGCACGAACCTGTCGGCCGCCTTGTAGCGTCTCAATTTGGCTTGGCTGCGGTCCCCGGGGTTGGGACTCATTTAGGAGTCATGGGTCTACACAATCGATGTTCAGTGACTGACGAGCCCGAGAGACCGGGCGCGTGGTACAGGCGCGTGTCGCCTCGATCGGCCGCACCGCCACGCATGGCGCAGCTCCTTGGAGCATTGGGCTTCGCGCTTGCCCTGCTCCCTACCGCTGGCGCCCAGGAGATCGTGACCGCCGTCACCATCAACAACGACGGTGCATCTGCGCAGGCTGCCCGGGCGCTGGCTGCCGGGAGCCTTCCCGACACTAGGGGTACTCCTTCTAGTTCGCCCCCATGTCCCCTCGAAGAACCTCGGGTCCTCCCGCCCCAGCCCGTGTCTCACCCCAACCCCAACGTGCTGGAACGCTCGACCTTGTTTTTCGGCGGGCACGGACTGGTCGTCGAAGCCCAGATCGCTCCCCACCTCTTCTTCTATGACACGGTGAAGAAGATCTATGACCTCAAGTGCGGCCATAGCACTCGCGTCTCCGCGATCTCATTCACTCCAATGATTCGCCTTCGCAATCGGAGTGACACTTCCGACCCCATCAAGACGCTCTCCTGGATGCCAAAGTTCGATGCCCAGGTCGTCTGGGCGAAGAGAGTCGATCCTTTCCACAGTCGCATGTTCACGCTGCACGGCACCATTGGGCACCATTCGAATGGCCAAGACGAGTGCATCTATTCACCTGGGATTTTGGACCGCGCGGATTTGTGCCGAGTACCAAGCCGAATTCAAGACGTGAGGATCAATTATCCGAACGGGAGCTTTTCTACAAACTACTTTCGCCTGGGCTTGGTCTCGAAACGGTACTACTTGAGCCAGACCCCCGACCCGGACCAGCCAACCGTCGACCCGGTGAAGCACACGTTTGCCGTAGGAGCCTATGGAGAATTTCATCCCGGTTGGTTTCACCCCTTCGGCATCTCCGCCCTCGACCCAGTGCTTCGGCCGCTGTACGGAGACAATCGGGTGTCCGGCGTCGTCGAATACGAAAGCAGAATCCTCGATGGTCACAAAATCGTGTCCGGCTCCGCCAGGCTGACCGGATTGATTTCTTACATCGACAAGATTGCCTCTGGTCCGCCCGCTACGTTTGTGTCGCAGCCCAACGCCCCGCTCAATGCTCTCTACTCGCCTGGCAACGGATCCTCACGTCTGGCCATCTTCCTCGAGGCGGCTTGGAACCCCGATTGGCTCCGCGGGTGGGGGCTCGATGTCCGATACTACCGAGGACAGGACTACTACAACCTATTGTTCATTCAGGACATCCACTGGTTTCAAGCCGGCATCGTCTTCGATGCCGCGGAATTCGAGCCCTTCAAGAAGCTGGGTTTCGGCAAGTGAGACTGCGCAACGCCCCTTTCCCGCGAGCGCCCAACCATTCGAGCGATGCTTCTTTGCCTCAAGCTGGGCAGCCGACTGGCGGGGTCCCATCAATGTGGGCGCTTGAGGCGGCACCGCCAGGGGCGGGGCCGCCGGACCCCCGTGGGCCCACTCAGACTCACGTCGCGGCCGGGCATCTTACAGAGAGGCAAAGAGGCACGATTCGCAGGCATCTCCTGGGCGTGGTGACCACGCTCGCTTCCCTAACGCTTGGCTGTTTGCCGCATGCCCTCGAGAAGAACGACGAGACTCCCGATCCCAACAGGGTCCAGGTGCGCTTCCTCGGAGTGGGTGGATTTCTAATCAGGAGAGGCACTGACGTTCTTATGTTTGGCCCCCTTTACTCGAGCCCCGACCCGATAAGCCTCACCGGGAAGATCACTCCGCGGACGCCCACGCTGGATCACTTCTATGCCGCTCACCACATCAACGATGCCGCCACGGACCTGCGGGCTATCCTGGTAGGCCACGCTCACTATGACCACCTCATGGACGTTCCTTATTTCATGGCGAAGGCTCCGCAGGCCTACGTCATCGGCAGTGTCACGACCAGGCGCCTGCTCGCCGGCTACCCGGGGCTTGGGCCGCGCGTTGTAGCGCTCAATGAGGCAGGCCACAACTACGTCGACTTCACCAACTGCGCCAGCGAACCGGTGCTCCCCGGGTGTGTCACTTGGCCGGGCGATCGTGGCGGTCCGTATGACATCCCGGGTACCCAGGGGCGCATCCGCGTGCGTGCGTACTGCTCCAAGCACCCACCCCAAGTGCTGCACGCCATTCATTTCTGGCCCGGGTGCCTGCCCGCGGACCTGGTGTCCCCGCCCTTGAGAGCTGAGGACTACTTGGAGGGGGAGGTGCTCGCCTACCTCATCGACTTCATGCAGTCGGGCCAACCGGCCTTCCGGATCTACTACCAAGATGCTCCGGTCGGAGGCCAGATGGCCCAGATGCCGGGGGCGGTCATTGCTGAGCGGGCCGTCGACCTAGCTCTCCTCTGCACGGGAAACTATGACGCTGTCGACCGACCCGAAGGGATCGTCTCCAGCCTTCAAGCCCGTGAAGTCATCCTTCATCATTGGGAAGACTTCTTCGACCCCACGCACCTCACACTCACTACGATCCCGGGACTGAATGTGGACAGGTACCAGAGTCGGGTTGCTACTCAGCTTGCTGGCCACCCGGAGCGCGTCCACGTCCTGACGCCTGGGCTACTCCGGAACTTCCCACGCTAGCGATCGATCGTGGCGATACCGAATCCACGAACGGCATGACTGATGGTCCCCACGGCCCCAAAGCACTTCTTCACACCTAGCCGGGGGGCTAGCCTCTTGCCTCTCGCGCTAGCCGCTATCGCGATCGGACGCGGCGATCCGCAGCCGGTCCATTCTGCCGCGCTGGGCCTGCGGCGCCCCTCGCGTGCCGCCGGCCTAGAAGGCCGACGGCGGCGAAAGGCGGACGACCGGGCAGGTTCCTTCCCCGCTCGCCGCGGCCGGCCGGATCCAAGCAGCCCGCACCGACACCACCGTCAAGCTGCGCGTTTCACGCTGGCCTCACACGTCCAGGGTCTCCCAGACGGCGGTCACGGCTGTTCCAGGTCAGCCTGCGGCGAGCCAGGATATCCCGCTCCGAATAAGCCGGGCGAGCGAACGGCTGAGGTTGGCGCGCGATCGGCCATCACACATTCGGACCCTCGCATCATCGTCGGCCAGGTCTCAACAGACCGCTCAGAAGACCTCGTGCCAGAGCTCTAGCAAGGAGGTAACAATGCCGGCCTTCGATTTCAGCAACCTGGATCGGGTGATTGTGCTCATGCTCGAGAACCGCTCGTTCGATCATGTCCTTGGGTCGTTGCGCCTTGAGGGCAAGAACGTCGACGGCATCGACCCTTTCTTCTCTAATCTCGACTCCAAGGGTGTGAGGCATGCCGTCCGTCCAATCAGTGAGACGACGCGGGCAAGCTCGTTTGCGCCCGACGTTCCGCATGACGCCGACTCGGTCGCCATCCAGATGGACAAGATGGGGGGCTTCATTCAGGCCTATGAGCGTGTCGCCCCGGCGCCGACCTCACCTCAGGACGTCCTAGCCTATTACACCCGGAAGGAGCTGCCGATAACCTACTTCCTGGCTGACGAGTTCACGGTGTGCGACCGCTGGTTTTCCGCGATTCCAACCGACACGATTCCCAACCGCCTCTACAGTGTCTGCGGGCACTCCAACGGCCTGCGGGGTGGGCCAAAGGATCACTTCCTAGACATGACATCCATCTTCGACTTTCTGGATGGCGATTGGGCCGTCTACGCCGGTGCGCTGCCCCTCATCCTCTTGATCGGCAATCTTACAAAACACATCGGAAACGCTTTTCACATCCGAAAACTCCAGGACTTCGTGCGAGACGCACAGCGAGGCGACCTACCAAGAGTGACCTGGATCGAACCCGTTTACGACTATGCAGCACACATCCCAACGCGGCCCTTTGGCGAACCAAACGACGATCATCCGCCCGACAGGATCGAGCTTGGGCAGAAGCTCATTGCCGAGGTCTACGGCGCCCTAATCTCCAATCCGGATGTGTGGAACAAGAGCGTGCTGATCGTGACCTACGATGAGCACGGAGGGTTCTTCGATCACGTCCAACCCCCGGATCTCGCCCCCGAGGAGGTCCAAGCCGACCGGTTCACGACCTACGGCCTGCGAGTCCCGGCGATCATCGTTTCTCCATTCGCCGAGCGGGGAGCTGTCGTGTCAGCTCGGTTCGACCACTGTTCCATCCTGAAGTTCATCTTGGAATGGTTCAAATTGCCGATGTTCGGGTCCAGGATCGCCTCCGCGAACATCAGCAGTGTCGCTGCCGCCCTGAGCGCCACGGCACGCAGCGATCGACCCAGTGCCCCGCCGCCTCCGGTTCTTCAACCTGCTAGGGCTCGAGCCTTGACGGCGGAGCCGTCGGCCCCCCCCAGCGACTTCGCGCTGCACTTGGACGCCCTCCGACTCGCGCTGCAAGACAAGGACCCAGCGGGCTTTACTGCTGGGTTTCCGGAACTAGTGAATACCCCTCCGATCGCACCGAAGGAGCAGTGAGTTGCCCAGGATACGGAAGGGTGAAGCGGCCGGACGTGCCTCCGGACGTCGACGGGCAACGGTCTTGAGCCCAACCCGTGTGCATACTCCGCTACGACTCCGAGGAGCGACACTCCTCGGGCCGCTGGCCGCCTCAAGCTATGGTCCAAAGTGATCCCCGCGGACCACCAGAGCCGAATGTCGGAGGCAATCCGGCTTTGGTACTTCGTCAGGGTCCTGGCACTGGGCTACCCCTTAGCGCATTCGTCTGACCATGCGGGCCCTGAGTCACGTGGTCCAAGGAGAAGAGTGAATGAAAACCCTGGCTAAGTGGGCTTTCCTCGGAGGGTTGGTTCTGGCCGTGATCGTGGCTTTGTTGATCCAGGGGAACATCGTCCCCTGGTTCGTGGCGGGTCTCGGTTTGGTCGTGGGCTTCCTGAAGGTCGGGCTGAGCGACGTTCAGAGCTTCCTTGTGGCTGGCACCGGCCTGACGGTGGCGTTGATCGCCATTCAGGCCCAGCCCTACAACCCGGGATGGCTTACCGCGATCGTGCTCTACGAGAAGGTCTTCGTCACTCACGCTTTGCTCGTGGTTTCGCTTTTGGCCTTCTTCAGGACGGCCACGCGCTGATTGACAGTGGAGTCGGCTTCCACCAATGCAAATACTGGAAGTTTCTAGACACGGGGAGGGCTCGCCGCCGGTGCTTAACCTCGGGCTGATGGCGATTCCGGAGACGGTCGAGTTGCCCGACCGGGAAAAGGGAGTTTTCGGGCAACCGGCCGAGGACCATCGGCTAGGGCTCTCAGGGGAGCTTGCCGAGCCAAGGGGCCGCGACGCGGCCGCTCCAACTCTCAAGACACCCGCTGGCCCAGCCGCCTCCGAATTCGTCAAACCAGGCCCGAGTTTGCTGGATATCCAAGATTCGTTTCCCCTTGACACGCATTGTAAGATGCCGCCGGGTTCCCTCCGAAAAAAGACCGATTTCACCTCGTTGAAGGGGATTAGTCCGCTGGACCCCTCTTCACCATTTCACCTACGCGTAGGTATGCCGATCTTTGGGCGAAGTTGGCACCTGTGCCCGAACCGCAAGCAGGCCCGCCAGCCTGCGCCCGTCGATCCAAAGCCTGGATCACTCTCCGTTAGACGACGGTGTGGGACACCGAAAGAGAATGTGTCGCGGCTCGCCCGGTTGCCCCAAGTCCACCCGCGGATCAGGAGTCGCGAGGAGCACGACTATGGGTATGAACGGCGGCGGTAGAGCCCGGTCACTGGCCGCGCTACTGCTGATTGCTCTGGCAAACTTTGTTGGCTGCAACCGCGCGCCCGAGCCTGGCCAGGTGCTCGACGAAGCGCGCCTGGCGAACCGTCCAGCGGAATCGTTCCCGGCCGCCGATGAGGACTACTTCCGCCACATGGACGGCGATGTGGTGCTAACCTCGGATGAGATCAAGGGGCGCAACACCTGGCTCGTCTGGACCGGGGGCAACGACCGCTTCTGGGACGCGATCTCAAAGAAGAGCGTGGGAACGCTCGACTTCCTCAAGACGGTCTCCTCCCACCCCAAGCTCAAGTTCAGCCGTGATAACCGGTGGAACTATCTCGGCCTAGTGAACGAGCCCTGCTTCGAGAAGGCGAAGGGCCCCGACCCCCAGCGCTTCGGGCTGTGGCTCGACAAGCGTAGCGACCCTTGCCCAGCTGATCCGTTCGAGAACGAGAAGAAATACCCGGGCGTAGCGCTTGGCGCGCGTGGCAAGAACCTGCCCGTTGGCTCGTACTACGGCTACGGCACGGGCATCGTCGGACTGCGCCTCTTCCCAAACCCCGCCTTCGACCAGGCCGCCGCTCAGAAGTGGGATCCCGTCCGCTACTACGAGGACCCCAGCTACTACCTGTCGAAGAATCTCGTGAAGCCGTACCGCGTGGGCATGGCCTGCGCTTTTTGCCACGTGGGTCCGAACCCGGTGCACCCCCCGCGCAACCCCGAGAGCCCGGAGTGGGCGGACCTCAGCTCGAACGTCGGCGCCCAGTACTTCTGGATCGACCGCATCTTCTCCTGGGAAGCCGATCCGTCCAGCTTCCCCTACCAGCTGTTCCACACCTCGAGGCCGGGTGCCCTCGACACCTCGCTGGTATCCACCGACTACATCAATAACCCCCGCACCATGAACGCCGTCTACTCATTGAAGGCACGCCTCGAGCACTCCAAACGCTGGGGCAAGGAGACGCTCGCGGGTGGCGGCCTGCACAACGCGCAGTTCAACGACTACGTCAAGACCGGACCCCTCACGGAGTTCTTCCAGAGACCCGACACCGTC of the Vicinamibacteria bacterium genome contains:
- a CDS encoding alkaline phosphatase family protein, which codes for MPAFDFSNLDRVIVLMLENRSFDHVLGSLRLEGKNVDGIDPFFSNLDSKGVRHAVRPISETTRASSFAPDVPHDADSVAIQMDKMGGFIQAYERVAPAPTSPQDVLAYYTRKELPITYFLADEFTVCDRWFSAIPTDTIPNRLYSVCGHSNGLRGGPKDHFLDMTSIFDFLDGDWAVYAGALPLILLIGNLTKHIGNAFHIRKLQDFVRDAQRGDLPRVTWIEPVYDYAAHIPTRPFGEPNDDHPPDRIELGQKLIAEVYGALISNPDVWNKSVLIVTYDEHGGFFDHVQPPDLAPEEVQADRFTTYGLRVPAIIVSPFAERGAVVSARFDHCSILKFILEWFKLPMFGSRIASANISSVAAALSATARSDRPSAPPPPVLQPARARALTAEPSAPPSDFALHLDALRLALQDKDPAGFTAGFPELVNTPPIAPKEQ